The following are encoded together in the Equus quagga isolate Etosha38 chromosome 15, UCLA_HA_Equagga_1.0, whole genome shotgun sequence genome:
- the SCUBE3 gene encoding signal peptide, CUB and EGF-like domain-containing protein 3 isoform X3 → MPGKLRATPWSDVDECVEGTDSCHIDAICQNTPRSYKCICKSGYTGDGKHCKDVDECEREDNAGCVHDCVNIPGNYRCTCYDGFHLAHDGHNCLDVDECAEGNGGCQQSCVNMMGSYECHCREGFFLSDNQHTCIQRPEEGMNCMNKNHGCAHICRETPKGGIACECRPGFELTKNQRDCKLTCNYGNGGCQHTCDDTEQGPRCGCHVKFVLHTDGKTCIGERRLEQHIPPQAVSNETCAVNNGGCDSKCHDAATGVHCSCPVGFMLQPDRKTCKDIDECRLNNGGCDHICRNTVGSFECSCKKGYKLLINERNCQDIDECSFDRTCDHICVNMPGSFQCLCHHGYLLYGVTHCGDVDECSINRGGCRFSCINTPGSYQCTCPAGQGRLHWNGKDCTEPVKCQSSPGASKAMLSCNRSGKKDTCALTCPSRARFLPESENGFTVSCGTPSPRAAPGRAGHTGNSTNSNHCHEAAVLSVKQRASFKIKDAKCRLHLRNKGKTEDATRILGPGGAPCSDCQVTFIHLKCDSSRKGKGRRARTPPGKEVTRLTLELEAEVRAEETTASCGLLCLRQRMERRLKGSLKMLRKSINQDRFLLRLAGLDYELAHKPGPVAGERAEPVEACRPGQHRAGAKCVSCPQGTYYHGQTEQCVPCPAGTFQEREGQLSCDLCPGSDAHGPLGATNITTCAGQCSPGQHSVDGFKPCQPCPRGTYQPEAGRTLCFPCGGGLTTKHEGAISFQDCDTKVQCSPGHYYNTSIHRCIRCAMGSYQPDFRQNFCTRCPGNTSTDFDGSTSVAQCKNRQCGGELGEFTGYIESPNYPGNYPAGVECIWNINPPPKRKILIVVPEIFLPSEDECGDVLVMRKNSSPSSITTYETCQTYERPIAFTARSRKLWINFKTSEANSARGFQIPYVTYDEDYEQLVEDIVRDGRLYASENHQEILKDKKLIKAFFEVLAHPQNYFKYTEKHKEMLPKSFIKLLRSKVSSFLRPYK, encoded by the exons ATGTGGACGAATGTGTGGAGGGGACGGACAGCTGCCACATCGATGCTATCTGCCAGAACACCCCACGGTCATACAAGTGCATCTGCAAGTCTGGCTACACAGGGGATGGTAAACACTGCAAAG ATGTGGATGAGTGTGAACGAGAGGATAATGCAGGTTGTGTGCACGACTGTGTCAACATCCCTGGCAATTACCGATGCACCTGCTATGATGGATTCCACCTGGCACATGACGGACACAACTGTCTGG ATGTGGACGAGTGTGCTGAGGGCAACGGCGGCTGTCAGCAGAGCTGTGTCAACATGATGGGCAGCTATGAGTGCCACTGCCGGGAAGGCTTCTTCCTCAGCGACAATCAGCACACCTGCATCCAGCGGCCGGAAG AAGGAATGAATTGCATGAACAAGAATCATGGCTGTGCTCACATTTGCCGGGAGACACCAAAAGGGGGTATTGCCTGTGAATGCCGCCCTGGCTTCGAGCTCACCAAGAACCAACGGGACTGTAAAT TGACGTGCAACTATGGTAACGGTGGCTGCCAGCACACATGCGATGACACAGAACAGGGTCCCCGATGCGGCTGCCATGTCAAGTTTGTGCTCCATACCGACGGGAAAACATGCATCG GGGAAAGGCGGCTAGAGCAGCACATCCCCCCTCAGGCCGTTTCTAATG AGACCTGTGCTGTCAACAATGGGGGCTGCGACAGTAAGTGCCACGATGCAGCGACGGGTGTCCACTGCAGCTGCCCTGTGGGCTTCATGCTGCAGCCAGACAGGAAGACGTGCAAAG ACATAGATGAGTGCCGCTTGAACAATGGGGGCTGTGACCACATTTGTCGCAACACAGTGGGCAGCTTTGAATGCAGCTGCAAGAAGGGCTATAAGCTTCTCATCAATGAAAGGAACTGCCAGG ATATAGACGAATGTTCCTTTGATCGAACCTGTGACCACATATGTGTCAACATGCCAGGAAGCTTCCAGTGCCTCTGCCATCATGGCTACCTGCTGTATGGTGTCACCCACTGTGGGG ATGTGGATGAGTGCAGCATCAACCGAGGAGGTTGCCGCTTCAGCTGCATCAACACTCCTGGCAGCTACCAGTGTACCTGCCCAGCAGGCCAGGGCCGGCTGCACTGGAATGGCAAGGATTGCACAG AGCCGGTAAAGTGTCAGAGCAGTCCTGGTGCCTCAAAAGCCATGCTCAGCTGCAACCGATCTGGCAAGAAGGACACCTGTGCCCTGACCTGCCCCTCCCGGGCCCGGTTTTTGCCAG AATCTGAGAACGGCTTCACAGTAAGCTGtggcacccccagccccagggccgcTCCAGGTCGAGCCGGCCACACCGGGAACAGCACAAACTCCAACCACTGCCATG AGGCTGCAGTGCTGTCAGTTAAACAGCGGGCCTCCTTCAAGATCAAGGATGCCAAATGCCGTTTGCACCTGCGAAACAAAGGCAAAACAGAGGATGCCACCAGAATCCTGGGGCCAG GTGGTGCACCCTGCTCTGACTGCCAGGTCACCTTCATCCACCTCAAGTGTGACTCCTCTCGGAAGGGCAAGGGCCGGCGGGCCCGGACCCCTCCAGGAAAGGAAGTCACTCGGCTTACCCTGGAACTGGAGGCAGAGGTCAGAGCCGAAGAAACCACAG CTAGCTGTGGGCTGCTCTGCCTCCGACAGCGGATGGAACGGCGGCTGAAAGGGTCCCTGAAGATGCTTCGAAAGTCCATCAATCAGGACCGATTCCTGCTGCGCCTAGCAGGCCTTGATTATGAGCTGGCCCACAAGCCAGGCCCGGTGGCTGGGGAGCGAGCTGAGCCAGTGGAAGCCTGTAGGCCTGGGCAGCACCGCGCCGGGGCCAAGTGTG TCAGCTGCCCGCAGGGAACGTATTACCACGGCCAGACGGAGCAGTGTGTGCCATGCCCAGCGGGCACcttccaggagagagaagggcagcTCTCCTGCGACCTTTGCCCTGGGAGTGATGCCCACGGGCCTCTCGGAGCCACCAACATCACCACGTGTGCAG GTCAGTGCTCACCTGGCCAACACTCTGTAGATGGGTTCAAGCCCTGCCAGCCATGTCCACGTGGCACCTACCAACCTGAAGCTGGACGGACCCTGTGCTTCCCATGTGGTGGGGGCCTAACCACCAAGCACGAGGGGGCCATCTCATTCCAAGACTGTGACACCAAAG TCCAGTGCTCCCCTGGGCACTACTACAACACCAGCATCCATCGCTGTATCCGCTGTGCCATGGGCTCCTATCAGCCTGACTTCCGTCAGAACTTCTGCACCCGCTGTCCTGGAAACACAAGCACTGACTTTGACGGCTCCACCAGTGTGGCCCAGTGCAAGA ATCGCCAGTGTGGTGGGGAGCTTGGTGAGTTCACTGGCTATATCGAGTCCCCCAACTACCCAGGCAACTACCCAGCCGGTGTGGAGTGCATCTGGAACATCAACCCCCCACCCAAGCGCAAGATCCTTATCGTGGTACCCGAGATCTTCCTGCCATCTGAGGACGAGTGTGGGGATGTCCTCGTCATGAGAAAGAACT cctccccaTCCTCCATTACCACCTATGAGACCTGCCAGACCTATGAGCGCCCCATTGCCTTCACGGCCCGCTCCAGGAAGCTCTGGATCAACTTCAAGACAAGTGAGGCAAACAGCGCCCGTGGCTTCCAGATCCCCTATGTTACCTATGATG AGGACTATGAGCAGCTGGTAGAAGACATTGTGCGAGATGGCCGGCTCTATGCCTCTGAAAACCACCAGGAGATTTTAAAG
- the SCUBE3 gene encoding signal peptide, CUB and EGF-like domain-containing protein 3 isoform X2: MGSGRVPGLCLLVLLVHARAAQHSKAAQDVDECVEGTDSCHIDAICQNTPRSYKCICKSGYTGDGKHCKDVDECEREDNAGCVHDCVNIPGNYRCTCYDGFHLAHDGHNCLDVDECAEGNGGCQQSCVNMMGSYECHCREGFFLSDNQHTCIQRPEEGMNCMNKNHGCAHICRETPKGGIACECRPGFELTKNQRDCKLTCNYGNGGCQHTCDDTEQGPRCGCHVKFVLHTDGKTCIETCAVNNGGCDSKCHDAATGVHCSCPVGFMLQPDRKTCKDIDECRLNNGGCDHICRNTVGSFECSCKKGYKLLINERNCQDIDECSFDRTCDHICVNMPGSFQCLCHHGYLLYGVTHCGDVDECSINRGGCRFSCINTPGSYQCTCPAGQGRLHWNGKDCTEPVKCQSSPGASKAMLSCNRSGKKDTCALTCPSRARFLPESENGFTVSCGTPSPRAAPGRAGHTGNSTNSNHCHEAAVLSVKQRASFKIKDAKCRLHLRNKGKTEDATRILGPGGAPCSDCQVTFIHLKCDSSRKGKGRRARTPPGKEVTRLTLELEAEVRAEETTASCGLLCLRQRMERRLKGSLKMLRKSINQDRFLLRLAGLDYELAHKPGPVAGERAEPVEACRPGQHRAGAKCVSCPQGTYYHGQTEQCVPCPAGTFQEREGQLSCDLCPGSDAHGPLGATNITTCAGQCSPGQHSVDGFKPCQPCPRGTYQPEAGRTLCFPCGGGLTTKHEGAISFQDCDTKVQCSPGHYYNTSIHRCIRCAMGSYQPDFRQNFCTRCPGNTSTDFDGSTSVAQCKNRQCGGELGEFTGYIESPNYPGNYPAGVECIWNINPPPKRKILIVVPEIFLPSEDECGDVLVMRKNSSPSSITTYETCQTYERPIAFTARSRKLWINFKTSEANSARGFQIPYVTYDEDYEQLVEDIVRDGRLYASENHQEILKDKKLIKAFFEVLAHPQNYFKYTEKHKEMLPKSFIKLLRSKVSSFLRPYK, translated from the exons ATGTGGACGAATGTGTGGAGGGGACGGACAGCTGCCACATCGATGCTATCTGCCAGAACACCCCACGGTCATACAAGTGCATCTGCAAGTCTGGCTACACAGGGGATGGTAAACACTGCAAAG ATGTGGATGAGTGTGAACGAGAGGATAATGCAGGTTGTGTGCACGACTGTGTCAACATCCCTGGCAATTACCGATGCACCTGCTATGATGGATTCCACCTGGCACATGACGGACACAACTGTCTGG ATGTGGACGAGTGTGCTGAGGGCAACGGCGGCTGTCAGCAGAGCTGTGTCAACATGATGGGCAGCTATGAGTGCCACTGCCGGGAAGGCTTCTTCCTCAGCGACAATCAGCACACCTGCATCCAGCGGCCGGAAG AAGGAATGAATTGCATGAACAAGAATCATGGCTGTGCTCACATTTGCCGGGAGACACCAAAAGGGGGTATTGCCTGTGAATGCCGCCCTGGCTTCGAGCTCACCAAGAACCAACGGGACTGTAAAT TGACGTGCAACTATGGTAACGGTGGCTGCCAGCACACATGCGATGACACAGAACAGGGTCCCCGATGCGGCTGCCATGTCAAGTTTGTGCTCCATACCGACGGGAAAACATGCATCG AGACCTGTGCTGTCAACAATGGGGGCTGCGACAGTAAGTGCCACGATGCAGCGACGGGTGTCCACTGCAGCTGCCCTGTGGGCTTCATGCTGCAGCCAGACAGGAAGACGTGCAAAG ACATAGATGAGTGCCGCTTGAACAATGGGGGCTGTGACCACATTTGTCGCAACACAGTGGGCAGCTTTGAATGCAGCTGCAAGAAGGGCTATAAGCTTCTCATCAATGAAAGGAACTGCCAGG ATATAGACGAATGTTCCTTTGATCGAACCTGTGACCACATATGTGTCAACATGCCAGGAAGCTTCCAGTGCCTCTGCCATCATGGCTACCTGCTGTATGGTGTCACCCACTGTGGGG ATGTGGATGAGTGCAGCATCAACCGAGGAGGTTGCCGCTTCAGCTGCATCAACACTCCTGGCAGCTACCAGTGTACCTGCCCAGCAGGCCAGGGCCGGCTGCACTGGAATGGCAAGGATTGCACAG AGCCGGTAAAGTGTCAGAGCAGTCCTGGTGCCTCAAAAGCCATGCTCAGCTGCAACCGATCTGGCAAGAAGGACACCTGTGCCCTGACCTGCCCCTCCCGGGCCCGGTTTTTGCCAG AATCTGAGAACGGCTTCACAGTAAGCTGtggcacccccagccccagggccgcTCCAGGTCGAGCCGGCCACACCGGGAACAGCACAAACTCCAACCACTGCCATG AGGCTGCAGTGCTGTCAGTTAAACAGCGGGCCTCCTTCAAGATCAAGGATGCCAAATGCCGTTTGCACCTGCGAAACAAAGGCAAAACAGAGGATGCCACCAGAATCCTGGGGCCAG GTGGTGCACCCTGCTCTGACTGCCAGGTCACCTTCATCCACCTCAAGTGTGACTCCTCTCGGAAGGGCAAGGGCCGGCGGGCCCGGACCCCTCCAGGAAAGGAAGTCACTCGGCTTACCCTGGAACTGGAGGCAGAGGTCAGAGCCGAAGAAACCACAG CTAGCTGTGGGCTGCTCTGCCTCCGACAGCGGATGGAACGGCGGCTGAAAGGGTCCCTGAAGATGCTTCGAAAGTCCATCAATCAGGACCGATTCCTGCTGCGCCTAGCAGGCCTTGATTATGAGCTGGCCCACAAGCCAGGCCCGGTGGCTGGGGAGCGAGCTGAGCCAGTGGAAGCCTGTAGGCCTGGGCAGCACCGCGCCGGGGCCAAGTGTG TCAGCTGCCCGCAGGGAACGTATTACCACGGCCAGACGGAGCAGTGTGTGCCATGCCCAGCGGGCACcttccaggagagagaagggcagcTCTCCTGCGACCTTTGCCCTGGGAGTGATGCCCACGGGCCTCTCGGAGCCACCAACATCACCACGTGTGCAG GTCAGTGCTCACCTGGCCAACACTCTGTAGATGGGTTCAAGCCCTGCCAGCCATGTCCACGTGGCACCTACCAACCTGAAGCTGGACGGACCCTGTGCTTCCCATGTGGTGGGGGCCTAACCACCAAGCACGAGGGGGCCATCTCATTCCAAGACTGTGACACCAAAG TCCAGTGCTCCCCTGGGCACTACTACAACACCAGCATCCATCGCTGTATCCGCTGTGCCATGGGCTCCTATCAGCCTGACTTCCGTCAGAACTTCTGCACCCGCTGTCCTGGAAACACAAGCACTGACTTTGACGGCTCCACCAGTGTGGCCCAGTGCAAGA ATCGCCAGTGTGGTGGGGAGCTTGGTGAGTTCACTGGCTATATCGAGTCCCCCAACTACCCAGGCAACTACCCAGCCGGTGTGGAGTGCATCTGGAACATCAACCCCCCACCCAAGCGCAAGATCCTTATCGTGGTACCCGAGATCTTCCTGCCATCTGAGGACGAGTGTGGGGATGTCCTCGTCATGAGAAAGAACT cctccccaTCCTCCATTACCACCTATGAGACCTGCCAGACCTATGAGCGCCCCATTGCCTTCACGGCCCGCTCCAGGAAGCTCTGGATCAACTTCAAGACAAGTGAGGCAAACAGCGCCCGTGGCTTCCAGATCCCCTATGTTACCTATGATG AGGACTATGAGCAGCTGGTAGAAGACATTGTGCGAGATGGCCGGCTCTATGCCTCTGAAAACCACCAGGAGATTTTAAAG
- the SCUBE3 gene encoding signal peptide, CUB and EGF-like domain-containing protein 3 isoform X4 — translation MGSGRVPGLCLLVLLVHARAAQHSKAAQDVDECVEGTDSCHIDAICQNTPRSYKCICKSGYTGDGKHCKDVDECEREDNAGCVHDCVNIPGNYRCTCYDGFHLAHDGHNCLDVDECAEGNGGCQQSCVNMMGSYECHCREGFFLSDNQHTCIQRPEEGMNCMNKNHGCAHICRETPKGGIACECRPGFELTKNQRDCKLTCNYGNGGCQHTCDDTEQGPRCGCHVKFVLHTDGKTCIGERRLEQHIPPQAVSNETCAVNNGGCDSKCHDAATGVHCSCPVGFMLQPDRKTCKDIDECRLNNGGCDHICRNTVGSFECSCKKGYKLLINERNCQDIDECSFDRTCDHICVNMPGSFQCLCHHGYLLYGVTHCGDVDECSINRGGCRFSCINTPGSYQCTCPAGQGRLHWNGKDCTEPVKCQSSPGASKAMLSCNRSGKKDTCALTCPSRARFLPESENGFTVSCGTPSPRAAPGRAGHTGNSTNSNHCHEAAVLSVKQRASFKIKDAKCRLHLRNKGKTEDATRILGPGGAPCSDCQVTFIHLKCDSSRKGKGRRARTPPGKEVTRLTLELEAEVRAEETTASCGLLCLRQRMERRLKGSLKMLRKSINQDRFLLRLAGLDYELAHKPGPVAGERAEPVEACRPGQHRAGAKCGQCSPGQHSVDGFKPCQPCPRGTYQPEAGRTLCFPCGGGLTTKHEGAISFQDCDTKVQCSPGHYYNTSIHRCIRCAMGSYQPDFRQNFCTRCPGNTSTDFDGSTSVAQCKNRQCGGELGEFTGYIESPNYPGNYPAGVECIWNINPPPKRKILIVVPEIFLPSEDECGDVLVMRKNSSPSSITTYETCQTYERPIAFTARSRKLWINFKTSEANSARGFQIPYVTYDEDYEQLVEDIVRDGRLYASENHQEILKDKKLIKAFFEVLAHPQNYFKYTEKHKEMLPKSFIKLLRSKVSSFLRPYK, via the exons ATGTGGACGAATGTGTGGAGGGGACGGACAGCTGCCACATCGATGCTATCTGCCAGAACACCCCACGGTCATACAAGTGCATCTGCAAGTCTGGCTACACAGGGGATGGTAAACACTGCAAAG ATGTGGATGAGTGTGAACGAGAGGATAATGCAGGTTGTGTGCACGACTGTGTCAACATCCCTGGCAATTACCGATGCACCTGCTATGATGGATTCCACCTGGCACATGACGGACACAACTGTCTGG ATGTGGACGAGTGTGCTGAGGGCAACGGCGGCTGTCAGCAGAGCTGTGTCAACATGATGGGCAGCTATGAGTGCCACTGCCGGGAAGGCTTCTTCCTCAGCGACAATCAGCACACCTGCATCCAGCGGCCGGAAG AAGGAATGAATTGCATGAACAAGAATCATGGCTGTGCTCACATTTGCCGGGAGACACCAAAAGGGGGTATTGCCTGTGAATGCCGCCCTGGCTTCGAGCTCACCAAGAACCAACGGGACTGTAAAT TGACGTGCAACTATGGTAACGGTGGCTGCCAGCACACATGCGATGACACAGAACAGGGTCCCCGATGCGGCTGCCATGTCAAGTTTGTGCTCCATACCGACGGGAAAACATGCATCG GGGAAAGGCGGCTAGAGCAGCACATCCCCCCTCAGGCCGTTTCTAATG AGACCTGTGCTGTCAACAATGGGGGCTGCGACAGTAAGTGCCACGATGCAGCGACGGGTGTCCACTGCAGCTGCCCTGTGGGCTTCATGCTGCAGCCAGACAGGAAGACGTGCAAAG ACATAGATGAGTGCCGCTTGAACAATGGGGGCTGTGACCACATTTGTCGCAACACAGTGGGCAGCTTTGAATGCAGCTGCAAGAAGGGCTATAAGCTTCTCATCAATGAAAGGAACTGCCAGG ATATAGACGAATGTTCCTTTGATCGAACCTGTGACCACATATGTGTCAACATGCCAGGAAGCTTCCAGTGCCTCTGCCATCATGGCTACCTGCTGTATGGTGTCACCCACTGTGGGG ATGTGGATGAGTGCAGCATCAACCGAGGAGGTTGCCGCTTCAGCTGCATCAACACTCCTGGCAGCTACCAGTGTACCTGCCCAGCAGGCCAGGGCCGGCTGCACTGGAATGGCAAGGATTGCACAG AGCCGGTAAAGTGTCAGAGCAGTCCTGGTGCCTCAAAAGCCATGCTCAGCTGCAACCGATCTGGCAAGAAGGACACCTGTGCCCTGACCTGCCCCTCCCGGGCCCGGTTTTTGCCAG AATCTGAGAACGGCTTCACAGTAAGCTGtggcacccccagccccagggccgcTCCAGGTCGAGCCGGCCACACCGGGAACAGCACAAACTCCAACCACTGCCATG AGGCTGCAGTGCTGTCAGTTAAACAGCGGGCCTCCTTCAAGATCAAGGATGCCAAATGCCGTTTGCACCTGCGAAACAAAGGCAAAACAGAGGATGCCACCAGAATCCTGGGGCCAG GTGGTGCACCCTGCTCTGACTGCCAGGTCACCTTCATCCACCTCAAGTGTGACTCCTCTCGGAAGGGCAAGGGCCGGCGGGCCCGGACCCCTCCAGGAAAGGAAGTCACTCGGCTTACCCTGGAACTGGAGGCAGAGGTCAGAGCCGAAGAAACCACAG CTAGCTGTGGGCTGCTCTGCCTCCGACAGCGGATGGAACGGCGGCTGAAAGGGTCCCTGAAGATGCTTCGAAAGTCCATCAATCAGGACCGATTCCTGCTGCGCCTAGCAGGCCTTGATTATGAGCTGGCCCACAAGCCAGGCCCGGTGGCTGGGGAGCGAGCTGAGCCAGTGGAAGCCTGTAGGCCTGGGCAGCACCGCGCCGGGGCCAAGTGTG GTCAGTGCTCACCTGGCCAACACTCTGTAGATGGGTTCAAGCCCTGCCAGCCATGTCCACGTGGCACCTACCAACCTGAAGCTGGACGGACCCTGTGCTTCCCATGTGGTGGGGGCCTAACCACCAAGCACGAGGGGGCCATCTCATTCCAAGACTGTGACACCAAAG TCCAGTGCTCCCCTGGGCACTACTACAACACCAGCATCCATCGCTGTATCCGCTGTGCCATGGGCTCCTATCAGCCTGACTTCCGTCAGAACTTCTGCACCCGCTGTCCTGGAAACACAAGCACTGACTTTGACGGCTCCACCAGTGTGGCCCAGTGCAAGA ATCGCCAGTGTGGTGGGGAGCTTGGTGAGTTCACTGGCTATATCGAGTCCCCCAACTACCCAGGCAACTACCCAGCCGGTGTGGAGTGCATCTGGAACATCAACCCCCCACCCAAGCGCAAGATCCTTATCGTGGTACCCGAGATCTTCCTGCCATCTGAGGACGAGTGTGGGGATGTCCTCGTCATGAGAAAGAACT cctccccaTCCTCCATTACCACCTATGAGACCTGCCAGACCTATGAGCGCCCCATTGCCTTCACGGCCCGCTCCAGGAAGCTCTGGATCAACTTCAAGACAAGTGAGGCAAACAGCGCCCGTGGCTTCCAGATCCCCTATGTTACCTATGATG AGGACTATGAGCAGCTGGTAGAAGACATTGTGCGAGATGGCCGGCTCTATGCCTCTGAAAACCACCAGGAGATTTTAAAG